CATTTCCGGCCGAACAGATGACCATGTGGCCGATCGACAGGAAGGTCGGCTCTCCGAGGAACGACACTGCAGATATCCTCGATCCCACAGAACCCGCCCAATGAAGCTTTCGCATTTGTTACTCGTCGCGGTCGCGCTGGGCGCCGCCCTGCCCGCCCGTTCTGCCGGTCCGATCACGGGCCGCGCCACTGCCATTGATGGAGATACGATCGAAATCAGAGGTGAGCGCGTTCGCCTGCATGGCGTCGACGCTCCGGAGAGCTGGCAGAAATGCGAAGACGGCGATGGTAGCACCTACCGCTGCGGCAAAGAGGCGGCCTTTGCGCTCGACCGGTTTCTCGCCGAATCCCGCCCTACCGGCTGCGAGTTGGTCGAGCGTGATCGATATCAGCGGTTCGTGGGTGTGTGCTTTCGCAATGACGGTCGCGAGGTCAATCGCTGGCTTGTCGAGAGCGGCAATGCTGTGGATTGGGAGAGATACAGCAGAGGCGCGTACACCCGCGCTCAAGAGGTCGCTCGGTCACGAGGCGGCGGCATCTGGCGCGGCAAGTTCCAGTTGCCTTGTCAGGCGCGAGCTCAGCGCGCAAATCGCGGGTCCTCTTGCTGACTGAAAAGTGTTGCCCGTCGACGAAACCCTTATAGACGACGAGACCATAGATTCAGGAAGTCGGCGCGCGAATACGTGCAGCACGCGAGGTGCTAGGCATCACTCAGCAGTTGCTGGCAAGGCACGTGGGCGTCACGTTCCAGCAGATCCAGGAATACGAGAATGGCAAAAACCGTGTCTCCGCGGCAATCCCGGTCCGGATCTGTCAGGCGATGCAGATCAGCCCGATGGAGATCATCGGTGTGTGCTTCCCTCACGAAGGGCCGACCGCCGATCGAATTGGGTGTAGGAAAAATTGCGACGGCGGAGACAAAGTTGGCCGGCGTCCAGCGGGCCTTGCGAGACGAGTGGGTGAACGCTGGGTCGCCTGGGCATGGAGGCTGCTTTCGCGGGCCTCTAGCCCGCCGAGAACATAAGAAAAGCTTCCCAATCCCCGCAAGCGGCGGAAGATGCCTCCAATCTGCCGTGCATGACTTTGCAACCTCTCGGTACCATGATAGTAGCTACGCACGGGGTAATCGGGGTTACTCTTCTCCCAGTCCGTCACCGCTTTGACGACGCTCCATCTTCAATCGACTGCCGTCAGAATGAGACAGGATGACAATGGAAAGACGTAATTTTCTCAAGGGCATGGCGCTGCTTGCAGCATGCCCGCTCTGCGTGAAGCCGGCCTTTGCCGCCG
The sequence above is drawn from the Sinorhizobium chiapasense genome and encodes:
- a CDS encoding thermonuclease family protein; the encoded protein is MKLSHLLLVAVALGAALPARSAGPITGRATAIDGDTIEIRGERVRLHGVDAPESWQKCEDGDGSTYRCGKEAAFALDRFLAESRPTGCELVERDRYQRFVGVCFRNDGREVNRWLVESGNAVDWERYSRGAYTRAQEVARSRGGGIWRGKFQLPCQARAQRANRGSSC
- a CDS encoding helix-turn-helix domain-containing protein, producing the protein MLGITQQLLARHVGVTFQQIQEYENGKNRVSAAIPVRICQAMQISPMEIIGVCFPHEGPTADRIGCRKNCDGGDKVGRRPAGLARRVGERWVAWAWRLLSRASSPPRT